One stretch of Flavobacterium sp. 9 DNA includes these proteins:
- a CDS encoding response regulator transcription factor, whose translation MKHHILLVEDDFDYASILRQYLEFSGFNVTWAKDGKEALKIFPDTKPDICILDVMMPHMDGFTLAENIIDKHAETPFIFLTAKGFKEDKIKGLRLGADDYVVKPFEVEELILRIQNILKRSQKPVVKNAPEPMVFSIGKYIFDGDNYTLSHEKITHQITEKEANLIRFLYTNKNKLLKREDILKEIWGNDDFFSGRSMDVFMSRLRKYFSEDPDISIPSVRGLGFKFTTNNE comes from the coding sequence ATGAAACATCATATTTTATTAGTCGAAGACGATTTTGATTATGCGTCTATATTAAGGCAATATCTTGAATTTTCGGGTTTTAATGTAACCTGGGCAAAAGACGGTAAGGAAGCTTTGAAAATTTTCCCGGACACGAAACCTGATATCTGTATTCTGGATGTCATGATGCCTCACATGGACGGTTTTACGCTGGCTGAAAACATTATTGACAAACATGCCGAAACTCCTTTTATCTTTTTGACAGCAAAAGGTTTTAAAGAAGATAAAATAAAAGGTTTGCGTCTTGGCGCCGACGATTATGTGGTAAAACCTTTTGAAGTCGAAGAATTGATTTTGCGAATTCAAAACATTCTGAAGCGAAGTCAAAAACCAGTCGTAAAAAACGCGCCGGAACCTATGGTATTTTCTATTGGTAAATATATTTTTGATGGTGATAATTATACGCTTTCCCATGAAAAAATTACACATCAAATTACCGAAAAAGAGGCAAATTTGATTCGGTTTTTATATACCAATAAAAATAAACTTCTCAAACGTGAAGATATTTTAAAGGAAATCTGGGGCAATGACGATTTCTTTTCAGGACGAAGCATGGACGTTTTTATGAGTCGCCTTCGGAAATATTTTAGTGAAGATCCTGATATTTCTATTCCAAGCGTACGAGGTTTGGGATTTAAATTTACTACTAACAACGAATAA